From a single Saimiri boliviensis isolate mSaiBol1 chromosome 7, mSaiBol1.pri, whole genome shotgun sequence genomic region:
- the KRT80 gene encoding keratin, type II cytoskeletal 80 isoform X1, producing MACRSCVVGFSSLSSCEVTPVGSPRPGTSGWGSCGAPGPGFSSHSLTGCWSTGTIPKVTVNPSLLVPLDLKVDPAVQVQKNQEKEEMKVLNDKFASLIGKVQALEQRNQLLETRWSFLQGQDSAACDLGHLYEEYQGRLQEELRKVSQERGQLEANLLQVLEKVEEFRIRYEDEISKRTDMEFTFVQLKKDLDAECLRRTELETKLKSLQSFVELMKTIYEQELKDLAAQVKDVSVTFGMDSRCHIDLSSIVEEVKAQYDAIAARSLEEAEAYSRSQLEEQAARSAEFGSSLQSSRSEITDLNVRIQKLRSQILSVKSHCLKLEENIKAAEEQGELAFQDAKTKLAQLEAALQQAKQDMARQLREYQELMNVKLALDIEIATYRKLVEGEEGRMDSPSATVVSAVQSRYKTAASRSGLSKAPSRKKRGSKGPVIKITELSEKYFSQESEVSE from the exons ATGGCCTGCCGCTCCTGCGTGGTTGGCTTCAGCAGCCTCAGCAGCTGTGAGGTGACCCCGGTGGGCAGCCCCCGGCCTGGAACCTCAGGATGGGGCAGCTGTGGGGCCCCCGGGCCCGGCTTCAGCTCCCACAGCCTCACAGGCTGCTGGTCGACTGGCACCATTCCCAAGGTGACTGTGAACCCCAGCCTGCTGGTACCCCTGGACCTCAAGGTGGACCCTGCTGTTCAGGTGCAAAAGAAccaggagaaggaggagatgAAGGTCCTCAACGACAAATTTGCCTCCCTGATTGGCAAG GTGCAAGCCCTGGAACAGCGCAACCAGCTGCTGGAGACACGCTGGAGCTTCCTGCAGGGCCAGGACTCAGCCGCCTGTGACCTGGGGCATCTCTACGAGGAATACCAGGGCCGGCTGCAGGAGGAACTGCGAAAAGTGAGCCAGGAGCGGGGGCAGCTGGAGGCCAACCTGCTGCAGGTGCTGGAGAAGGTCGAGGAGTTTCGAATCCG GTATGAGGATGAGATCTCCAAGCGCACAGACATGGAATTCACCTTTGTCCAGCTGAAGAAG GACCTGGATGCAGAGTGTCTTCGTCGGACTGAACTGGAAACCAAGTTAAAAAGTCTGCAGAGCTTCGTGGAGTTGATGAAAACCATCTATGAGCAG GAGCTGAAGGACCTGGCAGCACAGGTGAAGGATGTGTCAGTGACCTTCGGCATGGACAGCCGCTGCCACATCGACCTGAGCAGCATCGTGGAGGAGGTGAAGGCCCAGTACGATGCCATCGCAGCTCGCAgcctggaggaggctgaggcatactCTCGGAGCCAG CTGGAGGAGCAGGCCGCCCGCTCGGCTGAGTTTGGGagcagcctccagagcagccGCAGCGAGATCACGGACCTCAATGTGCGCATCCAGAAGCTGCGGTCCCAGATCCTCTCGGTCAAGAGCCAC TGCCTGAAACTGGAGGAGAACATCAAGGCAGCCGAGGAGCAGGGTGAGCTGGCCTTCCAGGACGCCAAGACCAAGCTGGCCCAGCTGGAGGCCGCCCTGCAGCAGGCCAAGCAGGACATGGCGAGGCAGCTGCGCGAGTACCAAGAGCTGATGAATGTCAAGCTGGCCCTGGACATCGAGATCGCCACCTATAGGAAGCTGGTGGAGGGCGAGGAGGGCAG GATGGACTCGCCCTCAGCCACTGTGGTCAGCGCTGTGCAGTCCAGGTACAAAACCG CTGCCTCCAGGTCAGGCCTCTCCAAGGCCCCCTCCCGGAAGAAGAGGGGCAGCAAAGGCCCTGTGATCAAAATCACCGAACTGTCAGAGAAGTACTTTTCGCAGGAGTCGGAGGTCTCGGAGTAA
- the KRT80 gene encoding keratin, type II cytoskeletal 80 isoform X2 — protein MACRSCVVGFSSLSSCEVTPVGSPRPGTSGWGSCGAPGPGFSSHSLTGCWSTGTIPKVTVNPSLLVPLDLKVDPAVQVQKNQEKEEMKVLNDKFASLIGKVQALEQRNQLLETRWSFLQGQDSAACDLGHLYEEYQGRLQEELRKVSQERGQLEANLLQVLEKVEEFRIRYEDEISKRTDMEFTFVQLKKDLDAECLRRTELETKLKSLQSFVELMKTIYEQELKDLAAQVKDVSVTFGMDSRCHIDLSSIVEEVKAQYDAIAARSLEEAEAYSRSQLEEQAARSAEFGSSLQSSRSEITDLNVRIQKLRSQILSVKSHCLKLEENIKAAEEQGELAFQDAKTKLAQLEAALQQAKQDMARQLREYQELMNVKLALDIEIATYRKLVEGEEGRMDSPSATVVSAVQSRYKTAPSLPYPLCSL, from the exons ATGGCCTGCCGCTCCTGCGTGGTTGGCTTCAGCAGCCTCAGCAGCTGTGAGGTGACCCCGGTGGGCAGCCCCCGGCCTGGAACCTCAGGATGGGGCAGCTGTGGGGCCCCCGGGCCCGGCTTCAGCTCCCACAGCCTCACAGGCTGCTGGTCGACTGGCACCATTCCCAAGGTGACTGTGAACCCCAGCCTGCTGGTACCCCTGGACCTCAAGGTGGACCCTGCTGTTCAGGTGCAAAAGAAccaggagaaggaggagatgAAGGTCCTCAACGACAAATTTGCCTCCCTGATTGGCAAG GTGCAAGCCCTGGAACAGCGCAACCAGCTGCTGGAGACACGCTGGAGCTTCCTGCAGGGCCAGGACTCAGCCGCCTGTGACCTGGGGCATCTCTACGAGGAATACCAGGGCCGGCTGCAGGAGGAACTGCGAAAAGTGAGCCAGGAGCGGGGGCAGCTGGAGGCCAACCTGCTGCAGGTGCTGGAGAAGGTCGAGGAGTTTCGAATCCG GTATGAGGATGAGATCTCCAAGCGCACAGACATGGAATTCACCTTTGTCCAGCTGAAGAAG GACCTGGATGCAGAGTGTCTTCGTCGGACTGAACTGGAAACCAAGTTAAAAAGTCTGCAGAGCTTCGTGGAGTTGATGAAAACCATCTATGAGCAG GAGCTGAAGGACCTGGCAGCACAGGTGAAGGATGTGTCAGTGACCTTCGGCATGGACAGCCGCTGCCACATCGACCTGAGCAGCATCGTGGAGGAGGTGAAGGCCCAGTACGATGCCATCGCAGCTCGCAgcctggaggaggctgaggcatactCTCGGAGCCAG CTGGAGGAGCAGGCCGCCCGCTCGGCTGAGTTTGGGagcagcctccagagcagccGCAGCGAGATCACGGACCTCAATGTGCGCATCCAGAAGCTGCGGTCCCAGATCCTCTCGGTCAAGAGCCAC TGCCTGAAACTGGAGGAGAACATCAAGGCAGCCGAGGAGCAGGGTGAGCTGGCCTTCCAGGACGCCAAGACCAAGCTGGCCCAGCTGGAGGCCGCCCTGCAGCAGGCCAAGCAGGACATGGCGAGGCAGCTGCGCGAGTACCAAGAGCTGATGAATGTCAAGCTGGCCCTGGACATCGAGATCGCCACCTATAGGAAGCTGGTGGAGGGCGAGGAGGGCAG GATGGACTCGCCCTCAGCCACTGTGGTCAGCGCTGTGCAGTCCAGGTACAAAACCG ccccttccctcccctaCCCCTTATGTTCCCTGTAG